A single Ignavibacteriales bacterium DNA region contains:
- a CDS encoding PAS domain S-box protein, which yields MTATGNTGIFKRYPLIIPVSIFAVFALTITIAAFYYYFSIRREVENSYGNTLSSITKLKIRQIQNYNSERLSDARYLFKNAGFSAAMHRFLQNPGGEAEINDIHAWLDQLQKNHNYKIIQVINNRKDVIFATGLRGGLSTEAPVPRNHSFDGMYTPSFIDLHLNKSREYIHMQTYVPVYYGGDKPSDIIGGVLFTIDPFTTFYPLIAESPLPTETGESILVRLEQDSVVYISPLRFFSGNPFEVSVSRSDTSRAVVKVAKGLGTYGSGLDYRGTEILFYGEMVPDRNWMIITKMDIDEVYSGIRATSILIFLLLSALIAISGGALYIFTKQQNLRSLQYQAESAIAVAQLNRLYELISLVNTAIARDTSKKELLKTITSISVDKGGYSYSVITLSESEGGQPVITSYSGRNPVLPSKEQIIYDLIAAANLLTGQDQKTVIVNNVRQTSLPESSLRLFEANNICALAFFPLHPGGKNSGGFYLFSENCDQFSMQETALLEELASDVSFGLHSISEHEKIQLSEQIIKDSELRYRNLIENSPDAILINHRNKIILVNKAAVKLFKAAHENDLVGRSPLSLFAGNYKESIADRIRFMRDTGLTVQPAEEQIRCLDGSSAYVEVVAAPYKIGEELAIHVILRDITGRKKQEEKLRESEERLRLSLEAANQGIYDLDMITGEAIVNDQYATMLGYDPSEFRETNDAWIERMHPDDREHTSKAYLDYIGGKIPEYRMEFRQKTADGSYKWILSLGKVIERDENGKPLRMLGTHTDIHKQKEAEYQLLLQSRMLNQAGQIITAVSTRGRIVFWNNKAESELGWSSEEVKGKNLLDILVPEYEQPDLRQIIRNAASGKSWDGQLLLMRKDGTVFTAEILISPYYSGTGELLGLIALGQDVTQKLEDQQKIRNLSRAVEQSPASIVITKTNGTIVYVNNKVTEVTGYTGAELIGNNPRILSSNEMKPEAYKQMYDTILAGNEWHGEFHNRKKNGELYWEAASISPLRNEKGEIVYFLAVKEDITEQKKLIEELIEARDRTEESNRTKTNFLANMSHELRTPLIAILGFSDILLENENDEEKIEFLRSIYSGGERLLQTVNALLHFSNLHEAGLMLTPVEFDIEEICSEIVENYRIKAVKKGLQFIHRCEGSKKIVTDKLLLADALGYILDNAVRFTREGSIELTMTSTPELFTFAVRDTGIGIPQDKIRLIFEEFRQVSEGLSRQYEGSGLGLTLASKYIQILGGHIEVDSRVGEGSEFRIILPVKPEQN from the coding sequence ATGACAGCAACAGGCAATACAGGCATATTTAAAAGATACCCGCTGATTATACCGGTGAGTATTTTCGCCGTATTCGCGCTGACCATAACCATTGCAGCATTTTACTACTATTTCTCTATACGGCGGGAAGTTGAGAACAGTTACGGAAATACCCTCTCTTCAATCACGAAACTGAAAATCAGGCAGATTCAGAACTATAATTCCGAGCGTCTTTCCGATGCGCGGTATTTGTTTAAAAATGCCGGATTTTCAGCAGCGATGCACCGCTTTCTGCAGAATCCCGGCGGCGAGGCTGAGATCAATGATATTCATGCCTGGCTTGACCAGCTGCAAAAGAATCATAACTACAAGATCATCCAGGTAATCAATAACCGGAAAGACGTAATATTTGCAACCGGGCTCCGGGGAGGACTTTCCACGGAAGCTCCCGTACCCCGCAATCACTCTTTTGACGGAATGTACACTCCCTCATTTATTGATCTGCACCTCAATAAAAGCAGGGAATATATACACATGCAGACCTATGTGCCTGTCTACTACGGGGGGGATAAGCCGTCAGATATAATCGGCGGGGTACTTTTCACGATTGACCCGTTTACCACATTCTATCCTCTGATTGCTGAGTCCCCGCTTCCCACGGAAACAGGAGAATCAATCCTCGTGCGGCTTGAACAGGATTCTGTGGTATATATAAGTCCGCTCCGCTTCTTTTCCGGAAATCCGTTTGAAGTAAGCGTCTCCCGGAGCGACACCTCCCGTGCGGTTGTTAAAGTTGCGAAAGGACTCGGAACCTACGGCAGCGGTTTGGATTACCGGGGCACTGAAATTTTGTTTTACGGGGAGATGGTTCCTGACCGCAACTGGATGATCATCACCAAAATGGATATTGATGAAGTATATAGCGGCATACGCGCAACATCCATTTTAATCTTTTTACTTCTCTCAGCACTGATCGCCATCAGCGGAGGTGCTCTTTATATTTTTACAAAACAGCAGAATCTGAGATCCCTGCAATACCAGGCCGAATCAGCCATTGCGGTAGCCCAGCTAAATCGGCTCTATGAACTTATCAGTCTGGTTAACACCGCCATTGCCCGCGACACAAGCAAAAAAGAATTGCTCAAAACCATCACCAGCATCTCGGTAGATAAAGGGGGATACAGTTATTCTGTGATTACCTTATCAGAATCAGAGGGAGGCCAGCCGGTTATCACCAGTTACTCAGGACGCAATCCTGTACTGCCGAGCAAAGAACAGATTATATATGATCTTATTGCAGCAGCCAATCTGCTTACCGGACAGGACCAGAAAACCGTAATAGTTAATAATGTAAGGCAGACTTCTCTTCCTGAATCATCCCTGCGGTTATTTGAAGCAAACAACATCTGCGCGCTGGCATTTTTTCCGCTTCATCCCGGCGGAAAAAACAGCGGAGGATTCTATCTCTTCTCGGAAAACTGCGATCAGTTCAGTATGCAGGAAACCGCTCTGCTTGAAGAACTTGCTTCTGATGTATCCTTCGGGCTGCACAGTATATCCGAGCATGAAAAAATTCAGCTCTCTGAGCAGATTATCAAAGATTCAGAGCTGCGTTATCGTAACCTGATAGAGAACTCGCCGGATGCAATTCTGATTAATCACCGGAATAAAATCATACTCGTAAACAAAGCGGCCGTTAAACTGTTCAAGGCTGCGCATGAAAATGATCTGGTTGGCAGGTCACCTTTAAGTCTTTTCGCCGGCAATTATAAAGAGAGCATTGCAGACAGAATACGATTCATGAGAGATACCGGGTTAACAGTACAGCCTGCGGAAGAACAAATCCGCTGTCTTGATGGTTCGTCAGCATACGTGGAAGTAGTTGCTGCACCTTACAAAATCGGTGAGGAACTTGCCATCCATGTTATTCTGCGAGATATTACCGGACGGAAAAAGCAGGAAGAAAAGCTCCGTGAAAGTGAAGAGCGGCTCCGGCTTTCTCTTGAAGCGGCAAATCAGGGTATATATGATCTGGATATGATTACGGGTGAAGCAATTGTAAATGACCAGTATGCAACTATGCTCGGTTATGATCCCAGCGAGTTCCGGGAAACCAATGATGCATGGATTGAACGCATGCATCCTGATGACAGGGAACATACGTCAAAAGCATATCTTGATTATATCGGTGGGAAAATACCTGAGTATCGAATGGAGTTCAGGCAAAAAACCGCAGATGGCAGTTATAAATGGATACTCTCTCTCGGCAAAGTGATTGAACGTGACGAAAACGGCAAACCGCTCAGAATGCTCGGTACCCATACCGATATACACAAACAAAAAGAGGCGGAATACCAGCTTCTCCTGCAGTCAAGGATGCTTAATCAGGCGGGACAGATAATCACTGCAGTATCTACACGCGGACGCATTGTCTTCTGGAACAATAAAGCGGAATCCGAACTTGGCTGGTCATCAGAGGAGGTAAAAGGCAAAAATCTGCTTGATATCCTCGTGCCGGAATACGAACAGCCGGATCTCAGGCAAATTATACGTAATGCAGCATCCGGCAAATCATGGGACGGACAGCTTCTCCTGATGAGGAAGGACGGGACTGTGTTTACTGCCGAAATCCTTATCTCCCCGTATTACAGTGGCACTGGTGAACTGCTAGGTCTTATTGCCCTTGGGCAGGATGTTACACAAAAGCTTGAAGACCAGCAGAAAATCAGGAACCTTTCCCGTGCTGTTGAGCAGAGCCCGGCCTCTATTGTAATCACTAAAACTAACGGAACTATTGTTTACGTCAACAATAAAGTTACTGAAGTAACCGGATATACCGGGGCAGAGCTGATCGGCAATAATCCCAGAATTCTCAGCTCGAATGAGATGAAACCTGAAGCATATAAACAGATGTATGATACCATTCTTGCCGGTAATGAGTGGCACGGTGAGTTTCATAACAGAAAAAAGAACGGCGAGCTCTACTGGGAGGCTGCTTCAATAAGCCCGCTCCGCAATGAAAAGGGAGAGATTGTTTATTTCCTCGCGGTAAAAGAAGATATCACTGAGCAGAAAAAACTGATTGAAGAGCTTATTGAGGCACGCGACCGCACGGAAGAATCAAACAGAACTAAAACCAACTTCCTGGCTAATATGAGCCATGAGCTTCGCACACCTCTTATTGCCATACTCGGTTTCTCCGACATACTTCTTGAGAATGAAAATGATGAAGAGAAAATTGAATTCCTGCGGAGCATTTATTCAGGCGGCGAACGTTTGCTGCAGACAGTAAATGCCTTGCTGCATTTTTCCAATCTTCATGAAGCCGGTCTGATGCTCACGCCGGTTGAATTTGATATTGAAGAAATCTGCAGCGAAATTGTTGAAAATTACCGCATAAAAGCAGTGAAAAAAGGCCTTCAGTTCATTCACCGGTGCGAAGGTTCAAAAAAGATTGTTACCGACAAGCTTCTCCTTGCTGACGCGCTCGGATATATCCTTGATAACGCGGTCAGATTTACACGGGAAGGCAGCATTGAACTAACGATGACAAGCACGCCGGAACTGTTTACTTTTGCGGTGCGTGATACCGGTATCGGCATACCGCAGGATAAAATAAGGCTCATATTTGAAGAATTCCGGCAGGTCAGCGAAGGGCTCAGCCGGCAGTATGAGGGCTCAGGTCTGGGTCTCACTCTGGCAAGTAAATATATACAAATTCTCGGAGGTCACATAGAAGTTGACAGCCGGGTGGGAGAGGGTTCTGAGTTCAGAATCATACTCCCGGTTAAACCAGAACAAAATTAA
- a CDS encoding response regulator, translated as MEEKPLNHTERILLVENDSLNIDVISKYLQGEYGFDVARNAKEAEQLLINNNYHLVLLDIHLGDGIGGLGLLKFIRASESVKHVIVIAITAFAAMEQRDHFIQAGCDDYMAKPFYRKDLLTAVRRNLDSRLS; from the coding sequence ATGGAAGAAAAACCGCTTAACCATACGGAGAGAATTCTCCTGGTGGAAAACGACAGTCTGAATATTGATGTTATATCAAAATATCTGCAGGGTGAATATGGATTTGATGTGGCGCGCAATGCAAAAGAAGCAGAGCAGCTTCTCATCAATAACAATTATCATCTTGTGCTTCTTGATATACATCTCGGAGACGGCATAGGAGGGCTCGGGCTTCTGAAATTTATCAGAGCATCAGAGAGTGTAAAACATGTTATCGTTATAGCCATTACCGCTTTCGCGGCAATGGAACAGCGCGATCATTTCATCCAGGCGGGATGCGATGATTATATGGCAAAACCGTTTTACAGAAAAGACCTGCTTACTGCGGTCCGGAGAAATCTGGACAGCCGTCTTTC